A stretch of the Notamacropus eugenii isolate mMacEug1 chromosome 2, mMacEug1.pri_v2, whole genome shotgun sequence genome encodes the following:
- the KCNJ2 gene encoding inward rectifier potassium channel 2, which translates to MGSVRTNRYSIVSSEEDGMKLATMAVANGFGNGKSKVHTRQQCRSRFVKKDGHCNVQFINVGEKGQRYLADIFTTCVDIRWRWMLVIFCLAFVLSWLFFGCVFWLIALLHGDLDAPDNNKACVSQVSSFTAAFLFSIETQTTIGYGFRCVTDECPIAVFMVVFQSIVGCIIDAFIIGAVMAKMAKPKKRNETLVFSHNAVVAMRDGKLCLMWRVGNLRKSHLVEAHVRAQLLKSRITSEGEYIPLDQIDINVGFDSGIDRIFLVSPITIVHEIDEDSPLYDLNKQDMDNADFEIVVILEGMVEATAMTTQCRSSYLANEILWGHRYEPVLFEEKHYYKVDYSRFHKTYEVPNTPLCSARDLAEKKYILSNANSFCYENEVALTSKEEDDSENGVPESTSTDTPPDIDHHNQAGVPLEPRPLRRESEI; encoded by the coding sequence ATGGGCAGTGTGCGAACCAACCGCTATAGCATTGTCTCTTCAGAAGAAGATGGCATGAAACTGGCCACCATGGCAGTTGCAAATGGCTTTGGGAATGGGAAGAGTAAGGTCCACACCCGACAGCAGTGCCGGAGTCGCTTTGTTAAGAAAGATGGTCACTGCAATGTCCAGTTCATCAACGTGGGTGAGAAGGGACAGAGGTACCTGGCAGACATCTTTACTACATGTGTGGACATACGTTGGCGGTGGATGCTGGTCATCTTCTGTCTGGCTTTTGTTCTCTCGTGGCTCTTCTTTGGCTGCGTGTTTTGGTTAATAGCACTACTTCATGGGGACTTGGATGCACCTGATAACAACAAAGCATGTGTGTCTCAGGTCAGCAGTTTTACTGCtgccttccttttctccattGAAACTCAGACCACAATAGGCTATGGCTTCAGGTGTGTCACTGATGAATGTCCCATTGCAGTTTTCATGGTAGTGTTCCAGTCCATCGTGGGTTGCATCATTGATGCCTTTATCATTGGTGCAGTCATGGCTAAGATGGCAAAGCCAAAAAAGAGGAATGAGACTCTTGTCTTCAGCCACAATGCTGTGGTTGCCATGAGGGATGGAAAACTGTGCTTAATGTGGCGTGTGGGGAACCTCCGGAAGAGCCACTTGGTGGAAGCTCATGTACGAGCACAGCTCCTCAAATCCAGAATTACGTCTGAAGGAGAATACATCCCACTCGATCAAATAGACATCAATGTGGGTTTTGACAGCGGAATCGACCGCATATTTCTAGTTTCTCCCATTACAATAGTCCATGAAATAGATGAAGATAGTCCTCTGTATGACTTGAACAAACAGGACATGGACAATGCAGACTTCGAAATTGTTGTAATACTAGAAGGGATGGTAGAAGCCACTGCTATGACAACACAGTGTCGTAGCTCTTATTTGGCAAATGAAATACTCTGGGGTCACCGCTATGAGCCTGTCCTCTTTGAAGAGAAACACTACTACAAAGTGGACTATTCAAGATTTCACAAAACATATGAAGTGCCCAACACACCCCTTTGTAGTGCCAGAGACTTAGCAGAAAAGAAATACATCCTCTCAAATGCTAATTCCTTTTGCTATGAGAATGAGGTTGCACTCACAAGCAAAGAGGAAGATGACAGTGAAAATGGTGTGCCTGAGAGCACTAGCACAGACACACCCCCTGATATAGACCATCACAACCAGGCTGGGGTGCCCCTAGAGCCCAGACCATTAAGGCGAGAATCAGAGATATGA